The Natronocella acetinitrilica DNA segment TTCAGGCGTGTCACCGGGACGGCAACTGGCTATGCCCAGACTCACCTCCACCAGAGCATCACCGGGCAGGCCGAAATTGTGGGTCTGGACAGCCTCCCGCAAACGCTCCGCCAAGCAGCGGACCCCGGCCTCTTCCGCTTCCGGCATGATCACCACGAATTCGTCGCCGGCGTAGCGAAACACCGGATCTGAACCCCGACAAACCGACTGCAGCACCTCGGCGAGGGCAATCAGGACATCATCGCCGACGCCGTGGCCGAAACGGTCATTGATCTGCTTGAAGTTGTCGATGTCGAGGATAAGCAGCGACACCGCGCCACCCTCACGGCATGAATGAGCCAGTTGCCGGGCCAGTAGTTCGTCCATCGCTGTCCGGTTGAAAACCCCGGTGAGGGGATCCCGTCGTGCACTCTCGCGGACGTCCCGGAACCGCAGAGCATTGCGCAACGGGTGCAGCAGTATGCCCAGGGCCCGTTCGATCAGTTCCAGATCCGACTCCACGAATCGACGGCGACGGCTGAAACCGATGTAGCCCAGGCTCTGATCCCCGAGTTTCAGATGGTATTCGGCGTGGGACCGACCGACGATCCCGAAACGTACCCGTAGTCCGATGGGGTCATGCCGATAGGCAAAGGCGTCGCAGGGCGATTGCTCGCGCAACAGATGAAAGAAACGGTGGAGCAGTTCCTCCACCTCGATGGTCGCCATGAGAGCGGTTGCCAGACGCCAACTCGGCGCGCCGGCCACTTCCACATCGCCGGGCAACGGAGCGATGGATCCCGGGGCGCCACTATCGTTGTCTAGCGCGCTGGTCAGTCGGGTCACGTGCGGACTCCTGGTCATCTGTTCGACCTCGGACATTTAGCCAGTATCTTGCCAGTCTGCATTTCTCTATCCCGTACAATGACCTGCCGCGCCAGCCCTGCGGCCATCCATGCCCACCTGTCGCGAAAAACCGACGGAATAACGTCGAACAGCCAAACTATGTCAATTTTCCGTCGCCTTCCCGGCATTGTCCTCCACATACCGTGGGCTGGCTAGCGTCGCAGCGCCGGCGCTACACTAGTGGCCGCGACGACACGACGGCGGAGTGCACCCGGCATAGATGGATATCTCCCGCGACGCACCATCCCCGCTGCTTAGAGTGCCTCAATCCCCACCGGCCGCGGCCAGTCAATGGCGGGTCGGGCAGATACTCGAAGCCGTTGTACGCCCCCCTGGACCGGATGGACCCACACTGCAGATTGGCCGTGAGACCATCGCGGTCAGAGGGGAGTTGCAATTACCGGCGGGCGAGCGCGTGCAATTGCAGGTGATGGCGGTCCGGCCGGAGCTATCGCTGAGCCTGGTGCGGTCACCGGGGCTGGACACCCTGGCCGAGTCCAGTCGCAGCCTGCTACCCCGCCAGGCACCCATCAGCAACGTGGCAACCGCCCTGCAGGCGGTACTGAACAATGCCCAGGCCCGTGACGCGCTGTCGCCTCCGGTGCGTGCAGCGGCGGAGGCACTTATGGCGAGCCTGCCCGGGCCGGAGGCGGTCAGTCGACCCGAGGGCCTGCGGGCCGCATTGCTCAATAGCGGCCTCTTTCTCGAGAACAAGCTGGCCGCCGCAGTCAGCGGCACAACCCCGCCAGTAGACGCAGTTCGCGGCGATAACAAGGCCTTGCTCGCAAACCTGCTGAACCATGTTTTCCGGGCACTGACAGCGCAACCGCGCTCAAGCCAGGGGGGCGAGCAGCCCCCACCGAACCCCGCCCGCCCTTCTCCACCTCCGCCGCCAAGCGTCCGACTACCTGTGACGGCGGAACCTGGACAGGTCCTGACCGAACTCGGGCGGCAGGCAGACGCGGCGCTGGCCCGCATCCAGACCTTGCAAATCGGCCTGGTTGCCCAGGAGACACAGCCACCCTGGATGTTCGAGATCGGAGTCCGCAACAACAACGACACGGATGTTCTGCAATTCCTGCTCGATAAGGAAC contains these protein-coding regions:
- a CDS encoding GGDEF domain-containing protein — protein: MTRLTSALDNDSGAPGSIAPLPGDVEVAGAPSWRLATALMATIEVEELLHRFFHLLREQSPCDAFAYRHDPIGLRVRFGIVGRSHAEYHLKLGDQSLGYIGFSRRRRFVESDLELIERALGILLHPLRNALRFRDVRESARRDPLTGVFNRTAMDELLARQLAHSCREGGAVSLLILDIDNFKQINDRFGHGVGDDVLIALAEVLQSVCRGSDPVFRYAGDEFVVIMPEAEEAGVRCLAERLREAVQTHNFGLPGDALVEVSLGIASCRPGDTPESLLQRADRGLYRAKGAGRNRVEGE
- a CDS encoding flagellar hook-length control protein FliK — translated: MDISRDAPSPLLRVPQSPPAAASQWRVGQILEAVVRPPGPDGPTLQIGRETIAVRGELQLPAGERVQLQVMAVRPELSLSLVRSPGLDTLAESSRSLLPRQAPISNVATALQAVLNNAQARDALSPPVRAAAEALMASLPGPEAVSRPEGLRAALLNSGLFLENKLAAAVSGTTPPVDAVRGDNKALLANLLNHVFRALTAQPRSSQGGEQPPPNPARPSPPPPPSVRLPVTAEPGQVLTELGRQADAALARIQTLQIGLVAQETQPPWMFEIGVRNNNDTDVLQFLLDKEQTPGEEADKAWTLQLSFDFRELGPLHCKLVLRGTQVSANWWAERQDTAAEVGNQLPLLTERLRELGLEVGGMRCVHGKPPKAADPDRSDGGRLLDERA